In one Bombus fervidus isolate BK054 chromosome 16, iyBomFerv1, whole genome shotgun sequence genomic region, the following are encoded:
- the LOC139995629 gene encoding popeye domain-containing protein 3 isoform X1 has translation MSPGLGHDPLPSYNITALGNTALCLWQQPQHILFQLANFCFALSYSAPSSKKGILFMHSVLIIGFMLLSGWAWHVICAPDIFSWNFSFLVLNIGQLVYIVYQMRPVRFDPELEEAYHTLFYPFKVSRLQFKRLVSPEFASIMSLHAGEAYAMQNLTRTDRLGLLLSGKVNVLSDSNFLHPILPCEFLDSPEFESSRASVDDKFKVSIVAASSCRYLYWQRSALEYLLVKEAYLATVLTTLVARDIATKLYAMNNKIVTDKGSHLDIRLPTISAGLTISSEYRSPRASRQALIRRKESSMSSDNGVSNLKDRQVNNLSKKGVPNMEPLPEMPSYDDLASSGVESWLDSSSKYHSCEIVDEE, from the exons ATGAGCCCTGGACTTGGACACGACCCTCTTCCTTCGTACAATATCACCGCATTAG GTAATACGGCATTGTGTCTGTGGCAGCAACCGCAGCATATATTGTTTCAATTGGCGAATTTCTGCTTCGCGTTGTCGTATTCAGCACCTTCTTCGAAGAAAGGGATATTGTTCATGCATTCTGTCCTAATAATAG GATTCATGTTGTTGTCGGGCTGGGCATGGCACGTGATCTGCGCACCGGACATATTCTCTTGGAACTTCAGCTTCCTGGTGTTGAACATCGGTCAATTGGTTTATATCGTTTATCAAATGAGACCGGTCCGATTCGACCCTGAATTAGAGGAAGCGTATCACACTCTTTTCTATCCATTCAAA GTGTCCCGACTGCAGTTTAAAAGGCTAGTGTCCCCAGAATTCGCTTCTATAATGTCGTTGCACGCAGGCGAGGCATACGCAATGCAAAATCTAACTCGGACTGATAGATTAGGATTACTGCTTAGCGGCAAGGTGAACGTTCTCAGCGATTCGAATTTCCTGCATCCTATTCTGCCTTGCGAGTTCCTGGATTCGCCGGAATTCGAAAGCTCTCGGGCATCCGTGGACGACAAATTCAAG GTGTCAATCGTTGCCGCAAGCTCCTGCAGGTACTTATATTGGCAAAGATCCGCGCTGGAATATCTCCTCGTGAAGGAAGCTTATTTAGCGACAGTTTTAACAACGTTGGTTGCTAGAGATATTGCCACTAAATTATACGCTATGAACAACAAG ATTGTTACAGATAAAGGATCGCATTTGGATATAAGATTGCCAACTATCAGTGCAGGGTTAACGATAAGTAGCGAATACAGGAGTCCAAGGGCATCCAGACAAGCATTGATTCGTAGGAAGGAATCGTCGATGTCTTCCGATAATG GTGTTTCTAATCTAAAAGATCGTCAGGTGAACAATCTCTCGAAGAAAGGAGTACCGAACATGGAACCTCTTCCAGAAATGCCTTCGTACGACGACCTGGCGTCCAGTGGTGTGGAAAGCTGGTTAGATTCGTCCAGCAAGTATCACAGTTGCGAGATCGTCGACGAAGAATAA
- the LOC139995629 gene encoding popeye domain-containing protein 3 isoform X2, with amino-acid sequence MSPGLGHDPLPSYNITALGFMLLSGWAWHVICAPDIFSWNFSFLVLNIGQLVYIVYQMRPVRFDPELEEAYHTLFYPFKVSRLQFKRLVSPEFASIMSLHAGEAYAMQNLTRTDRLGLLLSGKVNVLSDSNFLHPILPCEFLDSPEFESSRASVDDKFKVSIVAASSCRYLYWQRSALEYLLVKEAYLATVLTTLVARDIATKLYAMNNKIVTDKGSHLDIRLPTISAGLTISSEYRSPRASRQALIRRKESSMSSDNGVSNLKDRQVNNLSKKGVPNMEPLPEMPSYDDLASSGVESWLDSSSKYHSCEIVDEE; translated from the exons ATGAGCCCTGGACTTGGACACGACCCTCTTCCTTCGTACAATATCACCGCATTAG GATTCATGTTGTTGTCGGGCTGGGCATGGCACGTGATCTGCGCACCGGACATATTCTCTTGGAACTTCAGCTTCCTGGTGTTGAACATCGGTCAATTGGTTTATATCGTTTATCAAATGAGACCGGTCCGATTCGACCCTGAATTAGAGGAAGCGTATCACACTCTTTTCTATCCATTCAAA GTGTCCCGACTGCAGTTTAAAAGGCTAGTGTCCCCAGAATTCGCTTCTATAATGTCGTTGCACGCAGGCGAGGCATACGCAATGCAAAATCTAACTCGGACTGATAGATTAGGATTACTGCTTAGCGGCAAGGTGAACGTTCTCAGCGATTCGAATTTCCTGCATCCTATTCTGCCTTGCGAGTTCCTGGATTCGCCGGAATTCGAAAGCTCTCGGGCATCCGTGGACGACAAATTCAAG GTGTCAATCGTTGCCGCAAGCTCCTGCAGGTACTTATATTGGCAAAGATCCGCGCTGGAATATCTCCTCGTGAAGGAAGCTTATTTAGCGACAGTTTTAACAACGTTGGTTGCTAGAGATATTGCCACTAAATTATACGCTATGAACAACAAG ATTGTTACAGATAAAGGATCGCATTTGGATATAAGATTGCCAACTATCAGTGCAGGGTTAACGATAAGTAGCGAATACAGGAGTCCAAGGGCATCCAGACAAGCATTGATTCGTAGGAAGGAATCGTCGATGTCTTCCGATAATG GTGTTTCTAATCTAAAAGATCGTCAGGTGAACAATCTCTCGAAGAAAGGAGTACCGAACATGGAACCTCTTCCAGAAATGCCTTCGTACGACGACCTGGCGTCCAGTGGTGTGGAAAGCTGGTTAGATTCGTCCAGCAAGTATCACAGTTGCGAGATCGTCGACGAAGAATAA
- the Ef-1a-f1 gene encoding translation elongation factor eEF-1 alpha chain, with translation MGKEKIHINIVVIGHVDSGKSTTTGHLIYKCGGIDKRTIEKFEKEAQEMGKGSFKYAWVLDKLKAERERGITIDIALWKFETAKYYVTIIDAPGHRDFIKNMITGTSQADCAVLIVAAGIGEFEAGISKNGQTREHALLAFTLGVKQLIVGVNKMDMTDPPYSEARFEEIKKEVSSYIKKIGYNTASVAFVPISGWHGDNMLEPSPNTPWYKGWKVERKDGNADGKTLIEALDAILPPSRPTDKALRLPLQDVYKIGGIGTVPVGRVETGILKPGMLVTFAPAALTTEVKSVEMHHEALTEALPGDNVGFNVKNISVKELRRGYVAGDSKNQPPRGAADFTAQVIVLNHPGQISNGYTPVLDCHTAHIACKFAEIKEKCDRRTGKTTEENPKSIKSGDAAIVMLQPTKPMCVEAFQEFPPLGRFAVRDMRQTVAVGVIKSVTFKDTQGKVTKAAEKAQKKK, from the exons ATGGGTAAGGAGAAGATTCATATTAACATCGTGGTGATCGGCCACGTCGATTCGGGCAAATCGACCACCACTGGTCATTTGATCTACAAATGCGGCGGTATCGACAAACGTACGATCGAGAAGTTCGAGAAGGAGGCTCAGGAGATGGGCAAAGGTTCGTTCAAGTACGCCTGGGTGTTGGACAAGCTGAAAGCCGAACGCGAGCGCGGTATCACGATCGATATCGCCCTCTGGAAATTCGAGACGGCGAAATACTACGTCACGATCATCGACGCTCCCGGCCATCGTGATTTCATCAAAAACATGATCACTGGGACGAGTCAAGCCGATTGCGCCGTGTTAATAGTCGCGGCTGGTATCGGTGAATTCGAAGCTGGTATCTCGAAGAACGGACAGACGCGCGAACACGCTCTGCTGGCGTTCACCTTGGGTGTAAAACAGCTGATCGTCGGTGTGAACAAGATGGACATGACCGATCCGCCGTATTCCGAAGCTCGTTTCGAGGAAATTAAGAAAGAGGTATCGTCGTACATCAAGAAGATCGGTTACAACACCGCTTCCGTGGCGTTCGTGCCGATTTCTGGTTGGCACGGTGACAACATGCTGGAACCATCGCCGAACACGCCGTGGTACAAGGGGTGGAAAGTGGAGCGTAAAGATGGTAACGCCGATGGAAAGACCCTGATCGAAGCCCTTGACGCTATATTGCCGCCGTCCAGACCCACCGACAAGGCTCTTCGTTTACCGCTTCAGGACGTGTACAAGATCGGTGGTATCGGTACTGTACCGGTCGGTCGTGTAGAGACCGGTATTCTGAAACCAG GCATGCTGGTAACATTCGCTCCAGCAGCGTTGACCACCGAAGTGAAATCGGTGGAGATGCACCACGAGGCGTTGACAGAGGCGTTGCCCGGCGACAACGTCGGTTTCAACGTAAAGAACATCTCCGTGAAAGAGTTGAGACGCGGTTACGTGGCAGGCGATTCGAAAAATCAGCCGCCGCGAGGGGCTGCCGATTTCACCGCTCAAGTGATCGTCCTGAATCATCCCGGGCAGATCAGCAACGGTTACACGCCGGTGCTCGACTGCCACACTGCTCATATCGCCTGCAAATTCGCGGAGATTAAAGAGAAATGCGATCGTCGTACCGGCAAGACTACCGAAGAGAATCCGAAAAGCATCAAAAGCGGCGACGCTGCGATCGTGATGTTGCAGCCGACTAAACCGATGTGCGTCGAAGCTTTCCAGGAATTCCCGCCGCTGGGACGTTTCGCTGTTCGCGACATGCGTCAGACTGTCGCTGTGGGCGTCATAAAG AGTGTCACCTTTAAAGATACCCAGGGCAAGGTCACAAAAGCCGCGGAGAAAGCCCAGAAGAAAAAGTAA
- the Cwo gene encoding transcription factor cwo isoform X5: MRQDDGDTELLGGQLRSFYASKIREQDPMSHRIIEKRRRDRMNNCLADLSRLIPAEYLKKGRGRVEKTEIIEMAIRHMKHLQGLRQESKHPAVTSVHTHPEDSVDSVSHSTIASTAAEHYRLGFQECLSETVHFLVEVEGFFARDSLCVQLINHLQQHCEKILATSDRLGFPHPEMPTANGIANGSSYAHTSIPTMCQPNGHSDHGSSSGASSFGDPERPPRPAIIPPPTIASDDSNHSSHSHSTPPSTNCKPSNYKFKSSIKQRFSAERIKSSPPPTINMEKPSASHGVPIFALHDGGAFYVPLTVEASLLRPHLNFMSDTGPDTVLHPVTISVNFNHSSPPVWSHHHSPTHQQQT, translated from the exons CAAGATCCAATGTCTCATAGGATTATCGAAAAACGCAGAAGAGATCGTATGAATAATTGTTTGGCCGACTTGAGTAGGCTCATACCGGCCGAGTACTTGAAGAAAGGCCGAGGAAGAGTGGAGAAGACCGAAATCATTGAAATGGCTATACGTCACATGAAGCATCTTCAAGGTCTTCGACAAG agtCGAAACACCCAGCCGTGACATCGGTGCACACGCATCCCGAAGACAGCGTGGACAGTGTATCGCATTCGACTATCGCATCTACCGCGGCAGAACACTACAGGCTGGGTTTCCAAGAGTGTCTGAGCGAAACCGTGCATTTCCTCGTGGAGGTGGAGGGCTTTTTTGCCAGAGACTCTTTATGTGTTCAACTGATCAATCATTTGCAGCAGCACTGCGAGAAGATCTTAGCTACCA GTGACAGGTTAGGTTTCCCTCATCCGGAGATGCCAACCGCGAACGGTATCGCGAATGGCTCTAGTTACGCGCACACCAGCATTCCGACGATGTGTCAGCCGAACGGTCATTCGGATCATGGCTCGAGCTCCGGTGCAAGTTCCTTCGGTGATCCGGAGCGTCCTCCGCGCCCAGCGATCATCCCACCGCCGACTATAGCGAGCGACGACAGCAATCATAGCAGCCATTCGCACAGTACACCGCCGAGTACCAACTGTAAGCCTTCCAACTACAAGTTCAAGAGCTCTATCAAGCAAAGGTTCTCAGCCGAGAGGATAAAATCCAGTCCCCCGCCGACCATCAACATGGAAAAACCATCCGCGTCTCACGGAGTTCCGATCTTTGCCCTTCACGACGGTGGCGCCTTCTACGTTCCGTTAACCGTCGAAGCTTCTCTGTTAAGGCCTCATCTGAACTTCATGTCGGACACCGGTCCTGACACGGTGCTTCATCCGGTCACGATATCGGTAAACTTCAACCATTCGAGTCCGCCAGTGTGGTCACACCATCATAGTCCTACGCACCAGCAACAGACATAA
- the Cwo gene encoding transcription factor cwo isoform X4, producing MGIGAGYCEGNLNFATASEDDEVYTKKKVSRQDPMSHRIIEKRRRDRMNNCLADLSRLIPAEYLKKGRGRVEKTEIIEMAIRHMKHLQGLRQESKHPAVTSVHTHPEDSVDSVSHSTIASTAAEHYRLGFQECLSETVHFLVEVEGFFARDSLCVQLINHLQQHCEKILATSDRLGFPHPEMPTANGIANGSSYAHTSIPTMCQPNGHSDHGSSSGASSFGDPERPPRPAIIPPPTIASDDSNHSSHSHSTPPSTNCKPSNYKFKSSIKQRFSAERIKSSPPPTINMEKPSASHGVPIFALHDGGAFYVPLTVEASLLRPHLNFMSDTGPDTVLHPVTISVNFNHSSPPVWSHHHSPTHQQQT from the exons CAAGATCCAATGTCTCATAGGATTATCGAAAAACGCAGAAGAGATCGTATGAATAATTGTTTGGCCGACTTGAGTAGGCTCATACCGGCCGAGTACTTGAAGAAAGGCCGAGGAAGAGTGGAGAAGACCGAAATCATTGAAATGGCTATACGTCACATGAAGCATCTTCAAGGTCTTCGACAAG agtCGAAACACCCAGCCGTGACATCGGTGCACACGCATCCCGAAGACAGCGTGGACAGTGTATCGCATTCGACTATCGCATCTACCGCGGCAGAACACTACAGGCTGGGTTTCCAAGAGTGTCTGAGCGAAACCGTGCATTTCCTCGTGGAGGTGGAGGGCTTTTTTGCCAGAGACTCTTTATGTGTTCAACTGATCAATCATTTGCAGCAGCACTGCGAGAAGATCTTAGCTACCA GTGACAGGTTAGGTTTCCCTCATCCGGAGATGCCAACCGCGAACGGTATCGCGAATGGCTCTAGTTACGCGCACACCAGCATTCCGACGATGTGTCAGCCGAACGGTCATTCGGATCATGGCTCGAGCTCCGGTGCAAGTTCCTTCGGTGATCCGGAGCGTCCTCCGCGCCCAGCGATCATCCCACCGCCGACTATAGCGAGCGACGACAGCAATCATAGCAGCCATTCGCACAGTACACCGCCGAGTACCAACTGTAAGCCTTCCAACTACAAGTTCAAGAGCTCTATCAAGCAAAGGTTCTCAGCCGAGAGGATAAAATCCAGTCCCCCGCCGACCATCAACATGGAAAAACCATCCGCGTCTCACGGAGTTCCGATCTTTGCCCTTCACGACGGTGGCGCCTTCTACGTTCCGTTAACCGTCGAAGCTTCTCTGTTAAGGCCTCATCTGAACTTCATGTCGGACACCGGTCCTGACACGGTGCTTCATCCGGTCACGATATCGGTAAACTTCAACCATTCGAGTCCGCCAGTGTGGTCACACCATCATAGTCCTACGCACCAGCAACAGACATAA
- the Cwo gene encoding transcription factor cwo isoform X6, with protein sequence MSHRIIEKRRRDRMNNCLADLSRLIPAEYLKKGRGRVEKTEIIEMAIRHMKHLQGLRQESKHPAVTSVHTHPEDSVDSVSHSTIASTAAEHYRLGFQECLSETVHFLVEVEGFFARDSLCVQLINHLQQHCEKILATSDRLGFPHPEMPTANGIANGSSYAHTSIPTMCQPNGHSDHGSSSGASSFGDPERPPRPAIIPPPTIASDDSNHSSHSHSTPPSTNCKPSNYKFKSSIKQRFSAERIKSSPPPTINMEKPSASHGVPIFALHDGGAFYVPLTVEASLLRPHLNFMSDTGPDTVLHPVTISVNFNHSSPPVWSHHHSPTHQQQT encoded by the exons ATGTCTCATAGGATTATCGAAAAACGCAGAAGAGATCGTATGAATAATTGTTTGGCCGACTTGAGTAGGCTCATACCGGCCGAGTACTTGAAGAAAGGCCGAGGAAGAGTGGAGAAGACCGAAATCATTGAAATGGCTATACGTCACATGAAGCATCTTCAAGGTCTTCGACAAG agtCGAAACACCCAGCCGTGACATCGGTGCACACGCATCCCGAAGACAGCGTGGACAGTGTATCGCATTCGACTATCGCATCTACCGCGGCAGAACACTACAGGCTGGGTTTCCAAGAGTGTCTGAGCGAAACCGTGCATTTCCTCGTGGAGGTGGAGGGCTTTTTTGCCAGAGACTCTTTATGTGTTCAACTGATCAATCATTTGCAGCAGCACTGCGAGAAGATCTTAGCTACCA GTGACAGGTTAGGTTTCCCTCATCCGGAGATGCCAACCGCGAACGGTATCGCGAATGGCTCTAGTTACGCGCACACCAGCATTCCGACGATGTGTCAGCCGAACGGTCATTCGGATCATGGCTCGAGCTCCGGTGCAAGTTCCTTCGGTGATCCGGAGCGTCCTCCGCGCCCAGCGATCATCCCACCGCCGACTATAGCGAGCGACGACAGCAATCATAGCAGCCATTCGCACAGTACACCGCCGAGTACCAACTGTAAGCCTTCCAACTACAAGTTCAAGAGCTCTATCAAGCAAAGGTTCTCAGCCGAGAGGATAAAATCCAGTCCCCCGCCGACCATCAACATGGAAAAACCATCCGCGTCTCACGGAGTTCCGATCTTTGCCCTTCACGACGGTGGCGCCTTCTACGTTCCGTTAACCGTCGAAGCTTCTCTGTTAAGGCCTCATCTGAACTTCATGTCGGACACCGGTCCTGACACGGTGCTTCATCCGGTCACGATATCGGTAAACTTCAACCATTCGAGTCCGCCAGTGTGGTCACACCATCATAGTCCTACGCACCAGCAACAGACATAA